Below is a genomic region from Castanea sativa cultivar Marrone di Chiusa Pesio chromosome 2, ASM4071231v1.
taaacctGCGATTGTAAGACGACGTGaatcatatttttaatataagacAATGACAAAGTTGTtgggtttgaagtttgaagtcTGAACCTTTGGTCTTCGTCTTCCACCATTACTTTTCTATTCTATTGTATTCTATTCTTGGGTTGAGGTTATATATAATCTTCCTCTTCAAAGCTGTCTTTACTTCGCCACCTAACATTACTATGAATTGAAGGACATTGTTTAGGATTAGGACAATCCTATCCCACTATTTTTAGTGCCCTTCAATTCATATCTATCCAATCCCATTTCCTTTTATTaattccttctctctctctctctctctctcctaataCCAAATAAAACCCAGATAGATAGAGTTGACGTTTGATCAAACACCATGTCTGACATTGTCACCGTCGCTTGGAAGAAATATCTTCTGCAGCTTCAACATCATCCTCTCAGAACCAaggtttcttttatttttcattcaaatccatctcttttttttttttcctcgcaTGATATAAcacttttgtatttgttttttgttattgttgttgttttttttttttttttttttttgcatcattaTAATATTTGCTTCAAATTGTTCTGTTATTAGGCAATTACAGCTGGGGTTTTAGCTGGATGTAGTGATGCAGTTGCTCAAAAGATTTCTGGAGTCAAGAAACTTCAATTGAAAAGATTACTTCTTTTCATGGTATGCCTACCTTTTGATTCTATTGCCTTTGCTTTGTTTTCTTCTGATGCTAAGCTGTTAATCAAAGTCAAACTTTTAAGTTTTGGCCTTTTAGTCATGttttatgttgttttcttttccatgaatTGGTTAAATCTGGTGACTGTACAAATAGTTGTGTTAAGCTATTCTTGaagagtaaaaacaaaaagattttattattttgtcacCTTTTGTCAGCAGCCAAActcaaattatttgattttttatttgccaTAAACCGTTAGTAGTGAGTTGTTGACTTCTTGTTtcatggtattttttttctttgctaaaaaaaaataaaatgctttGCAGATCTATGGATTTGCATATTCAGGACCTTTTGGGCATTTTCTCCACAAATTGATGGAACAAATTTTCAAAGGGAAGAAGGGCAACGAAACTGTTGCCAAGAAGGTAATTCTTTTGCTTCAGTTCATTTTCTTTGTTAGTCTATTTCAACCAAGTTTGAGGTTATTGAAATGAATCTTTTGTACTATTCTAGCCAGCATGAAATTTTTTGATCATGGATTGATGAATGAAGTCTTCTATAATTAGGTAATACTAGAACAGTTAACAACGTCTCCTTGGAACAACTTTTTCTTCTTGCTGTACTATGGCTTGGTAATTGAAGGTACGTGTGACAATCATGCCATCTCCTCACATGTTCTGTGTTCCATTTCATGATTGCATCCATTATTTGGAATCTGTTAACTTCAATTTGGGTTGTGCCTTACTTTGTTAAGCTCTGTTTTGGCTTctttattttgcatttatacTTTCTTGGTTTCATAATTCATTTTTTGCAGTAATTAGTTTACAAGTTGTTGTAAACTTGTAATGTTGTTCTTGCTGCTGTTGTACTTGTAATGGGTCTGTCTTTGCATttctgaaaagaaaaagaacagtGCTACATTCCAAAGAGTGCTGattgaataaatatatatatatatatatatatatatatatatatatatatttctttggTTTTGATCCAATGAATTAGAGGAGATTTCTTCCCCAATCAAATTTTCCTTAGCCTTTTGTTTTGAtaccataataaattattaattgttccAAAAAATCAAGATGTTAAAAAATGTGGtgattttaatcatttaaccattgttctaactatatataatatctgGCAGTAACAAAGCTAAGTTTTAGTTCAGAGTGTCAAGACTCAAGActaagagaaaattttgaaaacaaaattgattCTAAAATGCTAATtaatataagtaataaaataaataattaaacaaagttttaattgttaaaaaaaatataacagaaatataaattatactttAATTTTTCTGGCCTAGTGTCcattaaaagatatatatgatatatcaatCAACAAATAACATACAAGAGTAATCTATATTTAACAGTTAATTcgattaattaaaattaaattaagaaaataaatcaatgtgCAAGCATTTATAGTTTTAGTATatatgctgatttttttttttaaactctacatgtttttttaaaaatttaatttaagaaattgtACAATGCcaaatatttcttctttctaCCCTAACTTTTGTCCCCAATTATCACAATtctgaataaataaataagctctAAATATGGTGTTGCAGTATTGTAAAACTGATTTAAAAGGAAGAAATAagaaattgaaaggaaaaaaaaaatgaaatacctACCTTGAAAATTTGCAATTCAACCATACTGTATACTACCTtgtttttataagaaaaatagattcccCACTTCAAATGGAAGAAGTGGaacttctattaaaaaaatttgtgaaaaaaaattaaaagtgtaaAAGGAATATTTTTTTAGGCTGtagatgggtttttttttattatttttaaatgtttgcTGGTctctaaaatattaaaaaagaaaaagaaaaatgcaacaGAACCATTTGTTGGGCTTGGTTGGGGAAGAGAGACAATATGCGAATTTCTAGACCTCGCAACATATAAACTTCGAGAGCTGTTGGTTTGCATCTAGGATGTGATACCCCAGATTACGTGGATTGGATGTGTGTGTTTTGCACATTCGTATGTCGAGTCCCACATTGGACATTTACTAGGTCAAATTGGGTTATATACATGATTACAATGATTGCTAATTAATGTAGTTTGACTAATTCTTTTAGAAAATAGCATAGATGTAACTAGTGTTTTCTAGAGTCCGACTGGGGAAGGCGGAATcaaactataaaattttttgttggaaacACCAATTAACCTAAAGTTCATTGGTGAAACTAAGTCTTTTAGTTTTAGGTTAATTGGTGAAACTAAGTCTTTTAGTTGAAATTGCTCACGGCCAGGAATTCAATCTTATGTACCTTTATAAAGGCATGAGTGCTTTGTTACCACTAAATGCTTTTCTTTGGTATATgatttcatattttattgtattcttcTATGTACCAGAAAGGAACTTGAAAGggttaaaaaaatgtgtgttcTAACATAGTGGTATTATATCCTTGTGGTTacttgttgagagagagagagagagagagagggataaAAATAGTCTGAAAGCACTTCTGCAGTCAAACATAGGAAGACAGGCATCTTGTTAGCCATAAGCTTAGAAGAGATATATTCTCAAGGCAAGGTTGATTGGAGGGCTAATAACATATGCAGTACACCAGAACTGTCATGCACATGATCAAACCCTCAATCCTCCATCATGGAACCCCTAAAATCCATGCCTAGGACTAATTGGGACACAAACGCGTGCACAGTTGCATCTTTCCTGTTACCTGTTCTTTTGTGGCATTTAACCCTTGGCCAGTTCACTCtataacttttgttaaaaatacttatccatataatgataatgataatttttgtcaaaaatagaCCCTGAGAAAACTTGACATTTCATGAGATATGCTTATACCTCAGAATGCTGAGTCAATAAACACCATCTAAAACTTGGAAGGACAAATAGCTTTgcttatacaattttttatattatttagaaAGTAAAGCTATAGTCTGGTATTGCAGGAAGACCATGGGCTTTAGTGAAGAATAAAGTTAGAAAGGACTACCCCACTATTCAGTTGACTGCGTGGAAGGTATTGGTGACCATCTTTTGTTGTTTGACATGCAAGCCAATTCATAAATTGGCAGCACTAACACTTTGATGTGTGTGACCTGCAGTT
It encodes:
- the LOC142625801 gene encoding peroxisomal membrane protein PMP22, which encodes MSDIVTVAWKKYLLQLQHHPLRTKAITAGVLAGCSDAVAQKISGVKKLQLKRLLLFMIYGFAYSGPFGHFLHKLMEQIFKGKKGNETVAKKVILEQLTTSPWNNFFFLLYYGLVIEGRPWALVKNKVRKDYPTIQLTAWKFWPIIGWINYQYMPVQFRVIFHSFVASCWSIFLNLKARSVATIKKD